The DNA sequence GACCACGCTCGCGAGGCGGTCGTCCACGAACTCCCGTTCCATCGGCGTGTACGGGTACGCGGCCGCTTCCTCGGGCGTCGGGACCAGCCCGGGGCGCCCGCTGCGCAGCCGGAGCATCGACAGCGCGCCGGTCAGCACTTGCGCGCGGGCCTCCGCGGCGGTGTCGGCGGCGAGGGCCGCGACGCCGATGACGGCGTACGGGGCGTCCAGGACGGCCGAGGGGCGGAAGGACTGCCGGTAGAGGTCGAGGGCGGGCAGGGTCCCGGCCGGGGAGAAGTGGTGTGCGTAGGCGAAGGGCAGTCCGAGTCCGCCGGCGAGGCGGGCGCTGAAGCCGGAGGAGCCGAGGAGCCACACCGGGGGCCGCCCGGCGGGGCCCTGTACGGGGCCCGGCACGGCGTGCACGCGGGCGTACGTGTGCCCGTCGGGGAAGTCGTCGTCGAGGAAGCGGATCAGCTCCGCGAGCTGCCGGGGGAACTCGTCCACGGCCTCGTCGCGGCGCCCGGGCCCGCGCAGGGCGGCGGCGGTGTGCCCGTCGGTGCCGGGCGCCCGGCCGAGGCCGAGGTCGATCCGGCCCGGGGCCAGGGCCTCCAGGGTGCCGAACTGCTCGGCGATGGCGAGCGGGGCGTGGTTGGGCAGCATGACCCCGCCGGAGCCGAGCCGGATCCGGGAGGTGTGGGCCGCGAGGTGGGCCAGGATCACGGCCGGGGAGGAGCTGGCGACCCCGGGCATGGAGTGGTGTTCGGCGACCCAGTGGCGGTGGTAGCCGCGGGATTCGGCGAGCCGGGCGATGTCGACGCTGGTGCGCAGCGAGGCGTGGGCGGTGCTGCCGGCGCCGACGGTGACGAGGTCGAGCACCGAGAGCGGCACGGGCGCCCGGCCGAGGGCCGTCCCGCGGATCTCCCCCTCGCCAGGTCCGTCGCCCGGTGCGTTGCCCGGTGCGTTGCCCGGTCCGCCGGCCCGTATCTCGCCCGATCCGTCGCCCGGGCGGTCGGCTCCCCGTCGTCCAGCGTCCCCCGCGCCTCCGGTGTCACTCATCGTCTCTCCCGCTCCGCTCGCCCGTCCGTCCTCGTCCCTACGAAGAACCCGAACCGTGCGGCCGGTCCGGGCATTCCCGGCACTCTCGGACACCACCCATGACCTTGACATATGCCAGGGGAGTAGATCCAGGCAGAGCGGCGTGATTGAGCCATCAATCTCATCAACAGGCGCTCCACACGGGCCTCTTGATGGCTATCGTGTGAGAGCAAGCGGTAACAACCT is a window from the Streptomyces sp. NBC_01244 genome containing:
- a CDS encoding LLM class flavin-dependent oxidoreductase yields the protein MSDTGGAGDAGRRGADRPGDGSGEIRAGGPGNAPGNAPGDGPGEGEIRGTALGRAPVPLSVLDLVTVGAGSTAHASLRTSVDIARLAESRGYHRHWVAEHHSMPGVASSSPAVILAHLAAHTSRIRLGSGGVMLPNHAPLAIAEQFGTLEALAPGRIDLGLGRAPGTDGHTAAALRGPGRRDEAVDEFPRQLAELIRFLDDDFPDGHTYARVHAVPGPVQGPAGRPPVWLLGSSGFSARLAGGLGLPFAYAHHFSPAGTLPALDLYRQSFRPSAVLDAPYAVIGVAALAADTAAEARAQVLTGALSMLRLRSGRPGLVPTPEEAAAYPYTPMEREFVDDRLASVVHGTPDEVTAGLDDLAKLTGADELMLTANAHSGEARLRSYALVADAYGMPVLGG